In one window of Dokdonia sp. PRO95 DNA:
- a CDS encoding HEPN domain-containing protein — protein MITKATYYILGNGITFEEDEIEISSYLKIRKVSKMSVFELAGLGAQGFKQWSLIEPFCYLKNNFEIISSENESSFGYDILNRAWLLNTLLVLRKKTSINSIALLNQSWNKLKDINNVQANLCDYHVKMLKTESLNELNVGNGDIEWLKKYYENANTLAFKNEKFRYALEVINSWRYCVDVKSAIAILWAAIESIVNVSIEISYRLSLSISSLLYERGDERIQKFKEIKKLYTLRSKVVHGSNLKDSQIEKALVESFELLSELIVFMIEKNKLIKDIDFENAIFK, from the coding sequence ATGATAACTAAAGCAACATATTACATATTAGGAAATGGAATTACTTTTGAAGAAGATGAAATTGAAATATCATCTTATTTAAAAATTAGAAAGGTAAGCAAAATGTCTGTTTTTGAATTAGCTGGTTTGGGAGCACAAGGTTTCAAGCAATGGTCATTAATTGAACCTTTTTGTTATCTAAAAAACAATTTTGAAATAATAAGTTCTGAAAACGAATCGAGTTTCGGATATGATATCTTGAATAGAGCTTGGCTATTAAATACTTTACTTGTTTTAAGAAAAAAAACGAGTATTAATTCTATTGCTCTCCTCAATCAATCTTGGAATAAATTAAAAGACATCAATAATGTACAAGCTAATCTTTGTGATTATCACGTAAAAATGCTTAAAACCGAAAGTCTTAATGAATTAAACGTTGGGAATGGAGATATTGAATGGTTAAAAAAATATTATGAAAATGCAAATACTTTGGCATTTAAAAATGAAAAATTCAGATACGCATTAGAGGTTATTAATTCTTGGAGATATTGTGTGGATGTTAAAAGTGCAATAGCCATTTTATGGGCTGCAATAGAAAGTATAGTAAATGTTTCTATAGAAATTAGTTATAGATTATCTCTTAGTATCTCATCACTTTTATATGAAAGGGGAGATGAAAGGATTCAGAAATTTAAGGAAATTAAAAAACTATACACATTACGCTCTAAAGTAGTTCACGGTTCGAATTTAAAAGATTCTCAAATTGAAAAAGCTCTGGTAGAATCTTTCGAGTTACTTTCTGAATTAATAGTATTTATGATTGAAAAGAACAAGTTGATAAAGGACATTGATTTTGAAAATGCAATATTTAAATAA
- a CDS encoding DUF4369 domain-containing protein: MNKIAYILLLSILMVSCSKTGNLTVTGTVKGLKKGTLYVQRVQDTMLVNLDSLVIDGEPEFEFILDIKEPEVYYLHLDKADESGYDDRIPFFAEAGIINITTSLKNFEGFAAVTGSENQMHWTQFKNMNKQFNDKNLDLIKGSFNARQRDDQEEILAYDDSLQQLLKRKYLYTGNFATTNKELEIAPYLVMTQIPDATTPYLDTLYKTFPRKTRNSKYGKQLKKLIEERKKQ, encoded by the coding sequence ATGAATAAAATAGCATACATTCTCTTATTAAGTATCTTGATGGTTTCATGTTCAAAAACAGGAAATCTTACAGTCACTGGAACGGTAAAAGGTCTTAAAAAAGGAACTTTATATGTACAGCGCGTGCAAGATACCATGCTTGTAAATCTAGACTCTCTTGTAATAGACGGTGAGCCAGAATTTGAGTTTATACTTGACATAAAAGAACCAGAGGTATACTACTTACACCTTGATAAGGCAGATGAGTCTGGTTATGATGACCGTATTCCTTTCTTTGCAGAGGCTGGTATTATTAATATCACTACCTCCCTTAAAAACTTTGAAGGATTTGCTGCTGTAACAGGATCTGAGAACCAGATGCACTGGACGCAGTTTAAGAATATGAACAAGCAGTTTAATGATAAGAATCTTGATCTTATAAAAGGTTCTTTTAACGCTAGACAGCGAGATGATCAAGAAGAGATTCTTGCTTATGATGATTCTTTACAGCAACTACTTAAAAGAAAGTATCTATACACGGGTAACTTTGCTACAACAAACAAGGAACTTGAGATTGCTCCTTACCTTGTAATGACCCAGATACCAGATGCTACCACTCCTTACCTAGACACTTTATATAAGACTTTCCCTAGAAAAACTAGAAATTCTAAATACGGGAAGCAGCTCAAGAAGCTTATAGAGGAGCGCAAGAAACAGTAA
- a CDS encoding DUF819 family protein, with protein MENTPYFTNDAIVFGLIALALAFIFYTSSKKTGFWGKFYGIVPALLLCYLIPAIFNSLRLIDAESSQLYYVASRYLLPASLVLMTLSIDLKAIVNLGPKALIMFFTGTIGIVIGGPLAILLISAVSPETVGGAGPDAIWRGLSTLAGSWIGGGANQAAMLEIYKYNPAKYGQMVLVDIVVANVWMAVLLLGIGKSKRIDAWLKADNTAIEKLKEKVSIFAEGVKKNPTLSDLMVMLGLAFGAVGIAHWGAGVMSALFSDIPKDSALASFGSTFFWMVTIATVIGILLSFTKAKNYEGAGASKIGSVFIYILVASIGMKMDLTTIFENPGLIAIGFVWMGIHAGLIILVAKLTRSPFFFLAVGSQANVGAAASAPIVAAEFHPSLASVGVLLAVFGYVVGTYGAILCTILMEMAAAG; from the coding sequence ATGGAAAACACACCTTATTTTACAAATGACGCCATTGTTTTTGGCCTCATTGCGCTTGCACTTGCATTTATATTTTATACCTCGAGTAAGAAGACAGGCTTCTGGGGGAAATTTTACGGCATTGTGCCTGCCCTACTGCTATGCTATCTCATCCCTGCGATTTTTAATAGCCTGAGGCTGATAGATGCAGAGAGTAGCCAACTGTATTATGTGGCGAGTCGTTACTTGCTACCCGCATCGCTGGTGCTTATGACGCTTAGTATAGACCTTAAGGCAATTGTAAACCTAGGCCCTAAGGCGCTTATCATGTTTTTTACAGGAACGATAGGGATTGTGATAGGTGGCCCGCTAGCGATACTTCTCATCTCTGCTGTATCACCAGAAACAGTAGGTGGTGCAGGACCAGATGCAATATGGCGTGGCCTCTCTACACTGGCGGGAAGCTGGATAGGTGGCGGTGCAAATCAAGCCGCGATGCTAGAGATTTATAAATACAATCCTGCCAAGTATGGGCAAATGGTACTCGTAGACATAGTAGTAGCAAACGTATGGATGGCGGTATTACTCCTAGGGATAGGCAAATCAAAACGCATAGATGCATGGCTTAAGGCAGATAACACAGCTATAGAAAAATTAAAAGAAAAGGTATCAATCTTTGCCGAAGGGGTAAAGAAAAACCCGACGCTTTCTGATCTTATGGTAATGCTGGGTCTTGCCTTTGGCGCAGTGGGTATTGCACACTGGGGAGCTGGTGTTATGAGCGCTTTATTTTCTGATATCCCAAAGGACTCTGCGCTTGCATCCTTTGGCTCTACGTTTTTCTGGATGGTCACGATTGCAACTGTGATAGGGATTTTACTCTCCTTTACAAAAGCCAAAAATTATGAGGGTGCTGGAGCTAGTAAAATAGGCAGTGTGTTTATTTACATACTAGTTGCGAGTATAGGTATGAAAATGGATCTCACTACTATTTTTGAAAACCCAGGGCTTATAGCTATAGGTTTTGTGTGGATGGGTATACATGCGGGACTCATCATACTGGTGGCAAAACTTACAAGATCTCCCTTTTTCTTTCTTGCTGTGGGAAGCCAGGCAAACGTGGGCGCGGCAGCCTCTGCTCCTATTGTTGCGGCAGAGTTTCACCCATCGCTAGCTAGTGTGGGTGTGTTGCTAGCAGTTTTTGGCTATGTGGTGGGAACTTATGGCGCTATACTCTGTACAATTTTAATGGAAATGGCAGCTGCGGGCTAG
- a CDS encoding DUF5916 domain-containing protein yields MYKLLLCVLLAGVSTAHYAQTKEVGVSFIETPITIDGVLDETAWNKAVPATNFWQYFPTDTIQAPYQSEIRFLYNDKTLYVGIKVSSQGDDYIVPSLRRDFRAGGSDNITLMFDTFNDGNNAFLFGSNPAGVRREALVSGGGKDLRGFTTSWDTKWVGETTVHDGYYVCEWAIPMSAFKYREGETRWRFNSYQFDTQDNSRNTWIQIPQNQNIFNLAYMGDMVFEKPLGSSRSPISIIPYVNAIAGQDRELDDNFTEIKVGGDARFTIGNSLNLDVTINPDFSQVEVDNAITNLSRFEVGLPERRQFFIENSDLFADFGDPRAANPFFSRRIGIAEDLDGNTVQNNIVAGARLSGKLTNKLRVGILNMQTENDEPIEIAATNNTVVALQHSVFSRSNISAIFVNKQNTSNAAFVQPDEEYNRLIGLDYNLANKDNSWNGKFYLHKSFTPGIDSKDYSGGARMEYNKNNWRATSATLFINEDFNSELGFIPRKDIFRNFSKVERLFFPKGGPINRHIFSLNSFFVWRPEVAFTLGDRTLSPQWEAQFKNTSSLSAKPRTRYTKLFDSFDPSRSDGLELPEGSEYRYTNLEVEYKSDQRKKFYYTANTTYGEFFNGEILTLRAEATLRLQPKLVLGINARYDNIDLPAPYADNRIWLVSPRVDVTFSKNLFWNTLVQYSTLQDNFGINSRLQWRFAPLSDLFLVYNDNYFTDTTFAPRFRSINLKLTYWLYL; encoded by the coding sequence ATGTATAAATTGCTACTCTGTGTACTCCTTGCGGGAGTAAGTACAGCGCACTACGCTCAAACCAAAGAAGTAGGTGTATCCTTTATAGAAACACCTATTACGATAGATGGTGTACTTGATGAAACTGCATGGAACAAAGCCGTCCCAGCAACAAACTTCTGGCAATATTTCCCTACAGATACCATACAGGCACCTTATCAATCTGAGATACGCTTTTTATACAATGACAAAACCTTGTATGTAGGCATCAAAGTCTCTTCGCAGGGCGACGATTATATAGTCCCATCGTTGCGCCGTGACTTTAGAGCTGGCGGTAGTGACAATATCACCTTAATGTTTGACACCTTTAATGATGGTAATAATGCATTCCTTTTTGGCTCCAACCCTGCTGGGGTGCGCAGGGAAGCGCTAGTTTCTGGCGGCGGAAAAGATTTGAGAGGTTTTACCACTAGCTGGGATACCAAGTGGGTGGGAGAAACCACGGTACACGACGGATACTACGTTTGTGAGTGGGCAATCCCCATGAGCGCCTTTAAATATAGAGAAGGCGAAACACGATGGCGTTTTAATAGCTATCAGTTTGACACCCAAGACAACTCCCGCAATACGTGGATACAAATACCGCAGAATCAGAATATTTTTAATCTCGCTTACATGGGCGATATGGTCTTTGAGAAACCGCTAGGTAGCTCAAGAAGTCCTATTTCTATAATTCCTTATGTAAATGCCATTGCTGGGCAAGACAGAGAACTAGACGATAACTTTACTGAGATTAAAGTGGGCGGCGATGCTCGCTTTACGATAGGCAATAGTCTTAATCTTGATGTCACCATAAATCCAGACTTCTCCCAAGTAGAGGTAGATAATGCTATTACAAACCTCTCTCGTTTTGAAGTAGGATTGCCAGAGCGCAGGCAGTTTTTTATAGAAAACAGTGACCTCTTTGCAGATTTTGGCGATCCGCGGGCGGCAAATCCTTTTTTCTCGAGGCGCATAGGTATAGCCGAAGATCTTGATGGAAACACGGTACAGAATAACATTGTAGCAGGTGCACGCTTGAGCGGTAAACTCACAAACAAGCTACGGGTGGGTATACTCAACATGCAAACTGAAAATGATGAACCTATTGAGATTGCTGCAACAAATAACACCGTTGTAGCCTTACAGCACAGCGTTTTCAGCAGGTCAAACATAAGTGCCATTTTTGTAAACAAGCAGAATACTAGTAATGCTGCCTTTGTACAACCTGATGAAGAATACAACAGGCTTATAGGTCTTGATTATAACCTAGCCAATAAAGACAATAGCTGGAATGGTAAATTTTACCTCCACAAATCCTTTACTCCAGGGATTGATAGCAAGGACTACTCTGGCGGAGCGCGCATGGAGTACAATAAAAACAACTGGCGCGCGACCAGTGCTACGCTATTTATAAATGAAGACTTCAACTCTGAGCTTGGCTTTATACCTCGTAAGGATATCTTTAGGAACTTCAGTAAGGTAGAAAGGCTCTTTTTCCCGAAAGGGGGACCAATTAATAGACATATATTTTCTTTAAACTCCTTCTTTGTATGGCGGCCAGAAGTCGCTTTTACCCTTGGCGACCGCACGCTCTCACCACAGTGGGAAGCCCAGTTTAAAAATACCAGCAGCCTGAGTGCAAAACCTAGAACGCGCTACACAAAACTCTTTGACAGCTTTGACCCATCGCGATCTGACGGACTAGAATTACCAGAAGGAAGCGAGTACCGTTATACCAATCTGGAAGTGGAGTACAAATCTGACCAACGGAAGAAGTTTTACTACACGGCAAATACAACCTACGGCGAGTTTTTTAACGGTGAGATACTCACCTTGCGAGCAGAAGCTACCTTGCGCCTGCAACCTAAACTCGTGCTAGGTATAAACGCCCGCTATGATAACATAGACCTCCCTGCTCCTTATGCAGATAATCGCATCTGGCTTGTAAGCCCGCGTGTGGATGTTACCTTTAGTAAAAACCTGTTCTGGAATACGCTTGTGCAGTACAGTACCTTGCAAGATAACTTTGGGATTAACTCACGCTTGCAATGGCGATTTGCCCCGCTTTCAGACTTATTTTTGGTGTATAATGACAACTATTTTACAGATACCACCTTTGCTCCTCGCTTCCGGAGTATTAATTTAAAACTTACTTACTGGCTATATTTATAG
- a CDS encoding alpha/beta hydrolase yields the protein MIIYTFLTRTKILFTLLLLGLIQQGLIAQEYGGSSDLRISDMVYGTLLTPEVPTSKIAIIIPGSGPTDRNGNQQMMRNNSLKLLAESLAKEGIASIRYDKRVLTLLKKNALQEERLDFNMFIEDAVAAINYVKQQGRFKELYVIGHEQGSLIGMVAAQRTEVQGVISLSGSGQSIDQSIIHQIGLQMPDLKDKAMSAFATLKKDGRVTDYSPALTSIFRPSVQPFMASWMQYEPKVEIGKLTVPTLIINGTNDIQTSKQEAVLLQEGNSEATLAIIEGMNHVLRIIDGDDLENTKSYNNTKLPIAEKLINTVAGFIKTH from the coding sequence ATGATTATATATACTTTTCTCACTAGAACCAAAATACTCTTTACCCTCCTGCTCCTGGGCCTCATACAACAAGGGCTCATCGCGCAAGAATATGGCGGCAGCAGTGATCTGCGTATAAGTGATATGGTATATGGCACCTTACTTACTCCTGAAGTTCCTACCTCAAAAATTGCGATTATCATTCCTGGGTCAGGACCTACAGATCGTAATGGTAACCAGCAAATGATGCGTAACAATAGCCTTAAACTGCTTGCTGAATCACTAGCAAAAGAAGGTATTGCAAGCATACGATATGACAAACGCGTACTTACGCTTCTCAAGAAAAACGCATTGCAAGAAGAACGTCTAGATTTTAATATGTTTATAGAAGACGCGGTAGCTGCCATAAATTATGTAAAACAACAAGGACGTTTTAAAGAACTATATGTAATAGGTCATGAACAAGGTTCGCTCATAGGAATGGTAGCCGCCCAGCGTACAGAAGTACAAGGTGTTATCTCGCTCTCTGGATCTGGGCAATCGATAGATCAATCCATCATCCATCAGATAGGTTTACAAATGCCAGATCTCAAGGACAAGGCTATGAGCGCATTTGCCACACTCAAAAAAGATGGACGTGTGACAGATTACTCTCCTGCACTTACCTCTATTTTCCGTCCATCTGTGCAGCCGTTTATGGCAAGCTGGATGCAGTATGAACCTAAGGTTGAAATAGGTAAACTTACTGTGCCAACTCTCATTATTAATGGTACAAACGACATACAGACTTCAAAGCAGGAAGCCGTTTTATTACAAGAAGGAAATAGTGAGGCAACTCTTGCCATCATAGAAGGTATGAACCATGTGCTTAGAATTATAGATGGTGATGATCTAGAAAACACAAAGTCTTATAATAATACGAAGCTTCCTATAGCTGAAAAGCTTATAAATACCGTTGCTGGGTTTATTAAAACACACTAG
- a CDS encoding S1/P1 nuclease yields MRTLISLLLVLVFTSNVSAYDWGKTGHRATGAIAEKYLSKKARKAIAEILDGESLALVSTYADEIKSDSKYRKYGTQHYVNVPFDSTYDVHPKNERGDIITGIESCINIIKSETATKEEKAFNLRMLVHFIGDLHQPLHTGIGEDKGGNDFQVQWYNDGTNLHRVWDTQMIESYGMSYTELADNMPEITKRQREAMAAGTYRDWMEDSRTLVKDIYSKTKKGDKLGYRYMYDYFNTLRGQLQKGGVRLAQLLNELLG; encoded by the coding sequence ATGCGTACACTTATTTCATTATTACTAGTTCTTGTTTTTACATCAAATGTCTCTGCTTACGACTGGGGAAAGACAGGCCACAGAGCTACAGGAGCTATTGCAGAAAAATATCTGTCTAAAAAAGCAAGAAAAGCTATTGCCGAAATACTTGATGGCGAGTCGCTTGCTCTAGTATCTACCTATGCAGATGAGATCAAAAGTGACTCTAAATATAGAAAGTATGGTACACAACATTATGTAAATGTACCTTTTGATAGTACATACGATGTACACCCTAAGAATGAAAGAGGAGATATTATTACAGGGATTGAATCATGTATTAATATTATAAAATCAGAAACCGCTACAAAGGAGGAGAAGGCTTTTAACTTACGAATGCTAGTACATTTTATAGGAGACTTACACCAACCGCTTCACACTGGCATAGGAGAAGATAAAGGTGGAAATGATTTTCAAGTACAGTGGTACAATGACGGGACCAACTTACACCGTGTATGGGATACACAAATGATTGAAAGCTACGGTATGAGCTATACCGAACTTGCAGATAATATGCCAGAAATTACAAAAAGACAACGAGAAGCAATGGCAGCTGGTACCTATAGAGACTGGATGGAGGATAGTAGAACTCTTGTTAAAGATATTTACTCAAAAACTAAAAAAGGTGATAAACTAGGCTACCGCTATATGTATGATTACTTTAATACATTGAGAGGTCAATTACAAAAAGGAGGAGTGCGCCTAGCTCAACTTCTTAATGAGTTACTGGGCTAG
- a CDS encoding AraC family transcriptional regulator translates to MQRFSLQDTFLIKKFKKLDRHQDEDKRTYFEIIFIEEGKGKHFINEFIVSYNTGDIFLIAPDDTHWFEINEVTTFCYFQFTESLFSSKMNLPDRSYWLHRIERIIQHPNLVPGDVITADSDKQLIWQIHDAIVLEYEMAKEFYKHNISNMVSTTLSIIARNITRDLKPGSFTSRKDQHTTIDVILNYIRQHVYDKDKMKVAAIAEKLSMTSSGLSAYFKKKTGDSLHHYIIMYKLHLVKYRLKNTDFTVSEIAYQLGFTDESHLTRIFKKYNEMTPKQYKTKEDEVINDENTL, encoded by the coding sequence ATGCAAAGATTCAGTTTACAAGATACTTTTCTGATAAAAAAGTTTAAGAAATTAGACAGACATCAAGACGAAGATAAGCGTACTTATTTTGAAATTATTTTTATAGAAGAGGGAAAAGGAAAGCATTTTATCAATGAATTTATTGTCTCTTATAATACAGGAGATATTTTTTTAATCGCCCCAGATGATACTCATTGGTTTGAAATAAATGAGGTCACCACATTTTGCTATTTCCAATTTACAGAGTCTTTATTCTCAAGTAAGATGAACTTGCCTGATCGATCTTACTGGTTGCACCGCATAGAGCGTATCATACAGCATCCCAATCTTGTACCAGGTGATGTTATAACTGCAGACTCTGATAAGCAACTCATCTGGCAAATTCATGATGCCATTGTACTTGAATATGAAATGGCCAAAGAGTTTTACAAACACAATATCTCAAATATGGTAAGTACCACCTTGAGTATTATTGCGAGGAATATTACACGTGACCTCAAACCAGGATCTTTTACTTCTAGAAAAGACCAACATACTACTATAGACGTTATTCTAAACTATATAAGGCAGCATGTATATGATAAGGATAAAATGAAAGTAGCCGCCATTGCAGAAAAATTATCGATGACTAGTAGTGGATTAAGCGCATACTTCAAGAAAAAGACTGGAGATTCACTACATCATTATATCATCATGTATAAATTACACCTTGTAAAATACAGATTAAAAAATACAGACTTCACGGTTTCAGAAATTGCGTACCAGCTAGGCTTTACAGATGAAAGTCACCTCACTAGAATTTTTAAAAAATACAATGAGATGACTCCAAAACAATATAAAACTAAAGAGGACGAAGTAATTAATGATGAAAATACACTCTAG
- a CDS encoding alpha-ketoglutarate-dependent dioxygenase AlkB, which translates to MSLFPEEPYSLNLPDADVTYYKNMLTEEEAASYYETLLEEISWRHDDIKVFGKVYPQPRLTALYSSNAKSYSYSNITMMPEPFTDALEAIKKRVEEIAGVTFTTCLLNLYRDGNDSNGWHADDEKELGENPIIASVSLGAPRLFKFRNKVDRTKQAKIILEPGSLLLMQGSTQHYWHHQLPKTARKVAPRINLTFRIIA; encoded by the coding sequence ATGTCATTATTTCCAGAAGAACCATATTCACTTAACCTCCCAGATGCAGACGTTACCTATTACAAGAACATGCTCACAGAGGAAGAGGCAGCATCGTATTATGAAACGCTGTTAGAAGAAATCTCGTGGCGTCATGACGATATTAAGGTTTTTGGAAAAGTATACCCACAACCGAGACTTACGGCACTCTATAGTTCCAATGCAAAATCATACTCCTACTCAAATATTACCATGATGCCTGAGCCTTTTACAGATGCATTAGAAGCCATTAAAAAAAGAGTAGAAGAGATCGCTGGAGTTACCTTTACTACTTGTCTTCTCAATTTATACCGTGATGGAAATGATAGTAACGGCTGGCATGCAGATGATGAGAAGGAGTTAGGTGAAAATCCTATTATAGCTTCTGTAAGTTTAGGAGCTCCTCGCCTATTTAAATTTAGAAACAAAGTTGATAGAACTAAGCAAGCTAAGATTATTTTAGAGCCTGGCAGCTTGCTGTTAATGCAAGGAAGCACACAACATTACTGGCATCACCAGCTACCTAAAACTGCGAGAAAGGTGGCTCCTCGTATTAATCTTACTTTTAGAATTATTGCATAG
- a CDS encoding membrane protein, which translates to MPWHFYVMSIMYILAGIMHFIKPRVYGAIMPSYIPNKKGMVFWSGVAEVAGGVGLLFEETRAIAIWGIIAMLIVFFTVHIDMLSNEKLKGKFPLWALWMRLPLQFGLIYWAYQYL; encoded by the coding sequence ATGCCTTGGCATTTTTATGTTATGTCTATCATGTATATCCTCGCGGGAATCATGCATTTTATAAAACCACGAGTATATGGAGCGATTATGCCTTCCTATATTCCTAATAAAAAAGGCATGGTTTTTTGGAGTGGTGTGGCAGAAGTTGCTGGAGGCGTAGGATTACTCTTTGAAGAAACTAGAGCTATTGCAATCTGGGGAATTATTGCGATGCTCATTGTTTTTTTTACGGTTCATATCGATATGCTAAGTAATGAAAAGCTGAAGGGTAAATTTCCCTTGTGGGCATTATGGATGCGCTTACCATTACAATTCGGATTAATTTACTGGGCTTATCAATATTTATAG
- a CDS encoding sugar nucleotide-binding protein has protein sequence MLGASGFLGGALYKELYRYYNTYGTYHSGKIYSDNQHYLRFDLVEDDVYEVLLKIKPSVIIAALRGPFGDQLEAHESMIAYAQESGCRIVFISSANVFDAFTNYPSYENDKTLSESIYGKLKIRIETLLMRHLPESQYAIVRLPMVFGVGSPRVEELKNQLLLGDAIEVFPHLVMNTTTHTKLCQQVHYIINRKLSGIFHLGSTDLIHHKEFIHELVIMLDLNRKPMYKNVFTSNSDRYLAVLPRDNKLPKHLQVTNEGVVAGSKKYNAEF, from the coding sequence ATACTAGGCGCTAGTGGCTTTCTAGGAGGTGCTTTATACAAGGAATTGTATAGGTACTACAACACCTATGGTACCTATCACTCTGGAAAGATATACAGTGATAACCAACACTATTTACGGTTTGACCTTGTAGAAGATGATGTGTACGAAGTGCTACTCAAGATAAAACCATCTGTAATTATAGCGGCACTTAGAGGTCCTTTTGGAGACCAGCTAGAGGCACATGAATCTATGATTGCTTATGCTCAAGAATCTGGCTGTCGTATTGTATTTATCTCTAGTGCAAACGTTTTTGATGCTTTTACAAATTATCCTAGTTATGAGAATGACAAAACACTCTCAGAAAGCATCTATGGTAAATTAAAAATTAGAATTGAGACGCTCTTAATGCGGCACCTACCAGAGTCGCAATATGCAATTGTGAGACTGCCTATGGTTTTTGGCGTGGGTTCACCTAGAGTTGAGGAGCTCAAAAACCAATTATTACTAGGCGATGCCATTGAAGTTTTTCCGCATCTGGTGATGAATACTACTACGCACACTAAACTCTGCCAGCAGGTGCATTATATTATTAATAGGAAACTCTCTGGTATTTTTCACTTAGGAAGCACAGATCTTATACATCATAAAGAGTTTATCCATGAGTTAGTAATTATGCTAGACCTCAACAGGAAACCTATGTATAAAAATGTATTTACTAGTAACTCAGATCGCTACCTTGCGGTCTTACCTAGAGATAATAAACTACCTAAACACTTACAAGTAACTAATGAAGGTGTCGTAGCTGGAAGCAAAAAATATAACGCAGAGTTTTAA
- the gcvT gene encoding glycine cleavage system aminomethyltransferase GcvT, whose protein sequence is MKNTALTQVHESLGAKMVPFAGYNMPVSYEGVNVEHDTVRNGVGVFDVSHMGEFLVSGENALSLLQWVCSNDVSKIKVGGAQYNCFPNDTGGIVDDLIVYRIKEDQYMLVVNASNIDKDWAWLESQNTLKSFNAELRNISEGHSLLAIQGPKAIEAMQSLTDVDLASIKFYTFEVAPFAGIENVIISATGYTGSGGFEIYCKNEDAAQLWENVFKAGANWGIKPIGLAARDTLRLEMGYCLYGNDIDDSTSPLEAGLGWVTKFTKDFVNSEHLKAQKEQGPKQKLIGFELTERGIPRQGYDIVDADSNKIGHVTSGTMGPSVNKGIGMGYVDTAFAKADSKIFIQIRKNLVPATVVKTPFYKG, encoded by the coding sequence ATGAAAAATACAGCCTTAACTCAAGTACATGAATCATTAGGTGCAAAAATGGTCCCATTTGCTGGTTATAATATGCCAGTTTCTTATGAAGGTGTTAATGTAGAGCACGACACTGTGAGAAATGGTGTTGGTGTATTTGATGTTTCACATATGGGTGAATTTCTTGTATCTGGAGAAAATGCACTATCATTATTACAATGGGTATGTTCTAACGATGTTTCAAAAATAAAAGTTGGTGGTGCGCAGTATAACTGTTTTCCTAATGATACAGGAGGAATTGTGGATGATCTTATTGTATACCGTATAAAGGAAGATCAATATATGCTTGTGGTAAATGCTAGTAATATAGATAAAGACTGGGCATGGCTAGAATCTCAAAATACTTTAAAGAGTTTTAATGCAGAGCTACGTAATATCTCTGAGGGTCACTCCCTTCTTGCAATTCAAGGACCTAAAGCTATTGAAGCCATGCAGTCACTTACAGATGTTGATCTTGCAAGCATTAAGTTTTATACGTTTGAGGTGGCCCCTTTTGCGGGTATTGAAAATGTTATTATTAGTGCTACAGGATATACTGGTAGTGGTGGTTTTGAGATTTACTGTAAAAATGAAGATGCTGCACAACTCTGGGAAAATGTTTTTAAAGCTGGTGCAAACTGGGGAATCAAACCTATTGGTCTCGCTGCTCGTGATACACTACGTTTAGAAATGGGATATTGTCTTTATGGTAATGATATAGATGACAGCACTTCTCCGCTTGAAGCAGGTTTAGGCTGGGTAACAAAATTTACTAAGGATTTTGTAAACAGTGAGCATTTAAAAGCTCAAAAAGAACAAGGACCTAAGCAAAAACTCATAGGTTTTGAACTTACAGAAAGAGGAATTCCTCGTCAAGGATATGATATTGTAGATGCAGATAGTAACAAGATTGGTCACGTAACATCTGGAACTATGGGTCCTTCTGTAAATAAAGGAATAGGTATGGGGTATGTAGATACCGCTTTCGCGAAAGCGGACTCAAAAATTTTCATACAAATACGTAAGAATCTAGTACCTGCCACCGTTGTAAAGACACCTTTTTATAAAGGATAA